Proteins co-encoded in one Saprospira grandis genomic window:
- a CDS encoding beta-ketoacyl-[acyl-carrier-protein] synthase family protein, with the protein MQENRVVITGLGVVAPNALGKADFLAALQSGKSGISYRPDLEELQFACRVAGSPPLTEEYINSFLTPLQRRYIQGSGLLYGCLAGLEAWQDAALPISEKEEEPDWEAGCIFGGGQSSIEVVREGIYKVDAGKVRRIGSSLIQQTMESSISAYLGGFLGLGNQLSSNSAACSTGSEAILMGYDRIRSGRAERMLVGSCNSSGPYIWAGFDSMRVLCRKFNDRPEQASRPMSEQAAGFVPGSGAGALVLESLASAQARGAHIYAELKGGHLNAGGQRQGGSMTAPNIKAIERCIRLALADAGIAAQELDAISGHLTATMGDPAEIGAWLRALGRSADDFPKINSLKSLIGHCLSAAGAIESVAVVLQLVHGFLHPSKNAEDLHPEIAAQISAACIPLQMEAADLRYMAKASFGFGDVNSCLLFARWEGE; encoded by the coding sequence ATGCAGGAAAATAGAGTCGTGATTACGGGTTTGGGGGTGGTGGCTCCCAACGCCTTGGGAAAGGCCGATTTTTTGGCCGCTTTGCAGTCGGGAAAGTCGGGAATTAGCTATCGTCCAGATTTGGAGGAGCTACAGTTTGCTTGTCGAGTCGCAGGCAGCCCTCCGCTGACCGAAGAGTACATTAATAGCTTCTTGACGCCCTTACAAAGGCGATATATTCAGGGCTCTGGCCTTTTGTATGGCTGTTTGGCGGGCCTAGAGGCTTGGCAGGATGCCGCCTTGCCAATTTCTGAAAAGGAAGAGGAACCCGATTGGGAGGCGGGCTGCATTTTTGGCGGCGGGCAGTCTAGTATTGAGGTGGTTCGAGAGGGAATTTATAAGGTGGATGCGGGCAAGGTCCGCCGCATTGGCTCTTCTTTGATTCAACAGACGATGGAGAGCAGCATCAGCGCTTATTTGGGCGGTTTTTTGGGCCTTGGCAATCAGTTGAGTTCTAATTCGGCGGCTTGCAGCACGGGCAGTGAGGCCATATTAATGGGCTATGATCGTATTCGGTCGGGACGAGCGGAGCGGATGCTGGTCGGTAGCTGCAACAGTTCTGGTCCATATATTTGGGCGGGTTTTGATTCGATGCGGGTGCTTTGCCGCAAGTTTAATGACCGCCCAGAGCAGGCTTCTCGCCCAATGAGCGAGCAGGCGGCGGGTTTTGTGCCGGGCAGCGGCGCTGGCGCATTGGTTTTAGAGAGTTTGGCCTCGGCTCAAGCCCGTGGCGCGCACATTTATGCCGAGCTAAAAGGGGGGCACTTAAATGCGGGCGGTCAGCGTCAGGGGGGCAGCATGACGGCTCCCAACATCAAGGCGATAGAGCGCTGTATTCGCTTGGCTTTGGCCGATGCGGGCATTGCTGCGCAGGAGCTAGACGCTATTTCGGGCCATCTGACGGCCACCATGGGCGATCCTGCCGAAATTGGGGCTTGGCTGCGGGCTTTGGGCCGCTCTGCCGATGATTTCCCTAAGATTAATAGCCTAAAATCCTTGATTGGTCATTGTTTATCTGCGGCGGGAGCTATTGAGTCGGTGGCGGTGGTCTTGCAATTGGTCCATGGCTTTTTGCACCCCAGCAAAAATGCCGAAGATCTTCATCCCGAGATTGCGGCCCAGATTTCTGCTGCCTGTATTCCCCTGCAAATGGAGGCGGCAGATTTGCGCTATATGGCCAAGGCGAGTTTTGGCTTTGGAGATGTGAATAGTTGTTTGCTTTTTGCCCGCTGGGAGGGGGAGTAG
- a CDS encoding 3-hydroxyacyl-ACP dehydratase FabZ family protein, with product MKENYQDILALLPYGPSFCFVDELLELNEEGVIGQYRFAEDAPFYADHFPEDPITPGVLLLECMAQIGLVCLGIYLLKEELQEVPKIAFSSSKVNFYQLHRPGELLRVEAKKKLFRLQQLRVTASAYNEAGDLVAKAELAGMWTKKNSHDAGK from the coding sequence ATGAAAGAAAATTATCAAGATATTTTGGCCTTGCTTCCCTATGGTCCCAGTTTCTGCTTTGTAGATGAGTTGTTGGAGCTGAACGAGGAGGGCGTTATTGGCCAATACCGCTTTGCAGAGGATGCCCCTTTTTATGCGGACCATTTTCCCGAGGACCCCATTACGCCGGGGGTGCTGCTCTTGGAGTGCATGGCTCAAATTGGCCTGGTTTGCCTAGGCATTTATTTATTGAAAGAGGAGCTGCAGGAGGTGCCCAAAATTGCTTTTAGTAGCTCTAAGGTGAATTTCTACCAGCTCCATCGCCCTGGAGAGCTGCTGCGGGTAGAGGCCAAAAAGAAATTATTTCGTCTCCAACAGCTTCGAGTGACGGCCTCGGCCTATAATGAGGCTGGCGATTTGGTCGCTAAGGCCGAATTAGCGGGAATGTGGACCAAAAAAAATAGCCATGATGCAGGAAAATAG
- a CDS encoding pyridoxal-phosphate dependent enzyme encodes MALHQKTACRKQWGLSQRRGQKIYYKLDCQQPSGSFKIRGIGHYAEQLKAQGVLSLVIASGGNAGLAVAYAAQALQLKAEVVLPLSSSLFVEQLLLDLGAKVYRSGESWAEAQTLALELAQAPQAAYTPPFDHPMLWEGHSSLVEELAEQLPQAPDLILLSVGGGGLFKGVMQGLAQQNWSTKVCCLETEGTASLHQSLAAGRQIELAKIEGIASSLGAKKVAQAAWEAAQSPQVYSRVLPDELALWGVKQLLAETGHLTEPACGLVRAALVQDWPEIQAAKHIVAIICGGRTMPIEQLSL; translated from the coding sequence ATGGCATTACATCAAAAAACAGCCTGCCGAAAACAATGGGGATTATCTCAGCGGAGGGGGCAAAAAATTTACTACAAACTAGACTGCCAGCAGCCTTCGGGCTCCTTTAAAATTCGGGGTATTGGCCATTATGCCGAGCAGCTGAAGGCCCAAGGCGTTTTGTCTTTAGTCATTGCCTCTGGAGGTAATGCGGGTTTGGCGGTGGCTTATGCGGCCCAAGCCTTACAGCTCAAGGCCGAGGTAGTTTTGCCCCTAAGCAGCTCCCTCTTTGTCGAGCAGTTGCTGCTAGACCTTGGCGCTAAGGTCTATCGCTCTGGTGAAAGCTGGGCCGAGGCCCAAACATTGGCCCTAGAACTAGCCCAGGCGCCCCAGGCGGCCTATACCCCCCCTTTCGATCATCCGATGCTTTGGGAAGGCCATAGCAGTTTGGTGGAGGAATTGGCCGAGCAATTGCCGCAAGCGCCCGATCTCATTTTGCTATCTGTAGGAGGTGGCGGCCTTTTTAAGGGCGTGATGCAGGGCTTGGCGCAGCAGAATTGGTCCACAAAAGTATGCTGTCTAGAGACGGAAGGTACGGCCTCCTTACATCAATCGCTGGCGGCGGGTCGACAAATTGAGTTGGCTAAAATTGAGGGCATAGCCAGTAGTTTGGGCGCAAAAAAAGTGGCTCAAGCAGCTTGGGAGGCGGCCCAATCGCCCCAAGTGTATAGTCGAGTTTTGCCTGATGAGCTGGCCCTTTGGGGAGTGAAGCAGCTCTTGGCCGAAACAGGACATTTGACCGAGCCCGCCTGCGGGCTGGTCCGAGCGGCCTTGGTCCAA
- a CDS encoding type III polyketide synthase — translation MSIKILSTHKALPPYSRSTADILPYIDLWLQAKGQDERFRRKVERIFRYAQVDRRYSIMDIEEVFQQTSFEEKNARYAEEYTLLTQQAVEGALKKANLQPTDIDIIISVSCTGIMIPSIDAYLINALRMRQDIMRLPVTEMGCAGGTSALIYAYNLLLANPGKRAAIVAFESPTATFQQDDMSMVNMVSAAIFGDGAVCTILGPSEELKPAIIAGEMYHFYDEIDMMGFKLRNTGLQMILDKEVPNKIERHFKSVLFPFIEKNGLTIEEIEHLIFHPGGKKIVQMVEGLFADLGKNIEETKEVLRLYGNMSSATVLYVLERYLEKEIAAGEKGLMLSFGPGFSAQRLLLNWE, via the coding sequence TTGTCTATAAAAATACTTTCCACACATAAGGCTCTGCCGCCTTATTCTAGATCTACAGCCGATATTTTACCCTATATCGATCTTTGGCTGCAGGCCAAGGGCCAAGACGAACGCTTTCGCCGTAAGGTGGAGCGTATTTTTCGCTATGCGCAGGTAGACCGTCGCTACTCCATTATGGACATCGAAGAGGTGTTTCAGCAAACCTCCTTTGAGGAAAAGAATGCCCGTTATGCCGAGGAATATACCCTACTGACGCAGCAAGCCGTAGAAGGGGCCCTCAAAAAAGCCAATTTGCAGCCTACCGATATCGATATAATCATTAGTGTGAGCTGTACGGGCATTATGATTCCCTCCATAGATGCCTACTTAATTAATGCGCTGAGAATGCGTCAAGATATTATGCGTTTGCCCGTAACAGAAATGGGCTGTGCGGGGGGAACCTCCGCTTTGATTTATGCCTACAATCTGCTTTTGGCCAATCCGGGCAAGCGGGCGGCTATTGTCGCTTTTGAGTCGCCTACGGCTACTTTTCAGCAGGATGATATGAGCATGGTCAATATGGTCAGTGCGGCCATTTTTGGCGATGGAGCGGTTTGTACCATTCTGGGCCCCTCCGAGGAGCTAAAACCCGCCATCATTGCAGGAGAAATGTATCATTTTTATGACGAAATTGATATGATGGGCTTCAAGCTGCGCAATACGGGCCTTCAAATGATTTTGGACAAGGAAGTGCCCAATAAAATTGAGCGGCATTTTAAGTCGGTCCTTTTTCCTTTTATTGAAAAGAATGGCTTGACGATCGAAGAGATTGAGCATTTGATTTTTCATCCCGGCGGCAAAAAGATTGTACAGATGGTAGAGGGCCTTTTTGCCGATTTGGGCAAAAATATCGAGGAGACCAAGGAGGTCTTGCGCCTTTATGGCAATATGTCTTCGGCCACGGTGCTCTATGTGCTCGAGCGCTATCTAGAAAAGGAGATTGCCGCAGGCGAAAAGGGCCTGATGCTCAGCTTTGGCCCAGGCTTTTCGGCTCAGCGGCTATTATTAAATTGGGAGTAG
- a CDS encoding enoyl-ACP reductase FabI, protein MYKEKELWGLILGGSSGLGWAAAQVLAKKGMSLCIYYRERRADAREAQARFQALALETGVSILHYNVDATQKEQIARSLAELSNRLPAGARFRLLLHSIAKGNLKAFLGQNNLTSTDFQLTAQNMAYSIVDWAQGLIALGRFAEDARVLGLSSGGNQRAWSHYAAVSAAKTALEAIIRSMALEYAPLGIRANIVQAGMMNTRSFQLIPGSDDLAQFAKSRNPLGRMTKAEDVAKVIELLCRAESAWINGAIIPVDGGERLI, encoded by the coding sequence ATGTATAAGGAAAAAGAACTTTGGGGGCTCATTTTAGGGGGCTCTTCTGGATTAGGTTGGGCTGCGGCCCAAGTACTGGCCAAAAAAGGCATGTCGCTTTGCATTTATTATCGAGAAAGGCGAGCCGATGCCCGAGAGGCCCAGGCTCGTTTTCAGGCCTTGGCCCTAGAAACGGGCGTAAGCATTTTGCATTATAATGTGGATGCTACGCAGAAGGAGCAAATTGCCCGCTCTTTGGCCGAGCTCTCGAACCGCCTGCCTGCTGGGGCGCGTTTTCGGCTGTTGCTGCATAGTATTGCCAAGGGAAATCTCAAGGCTTTTTTAGGGCAGAATAATTTGACGAGTACTGATTTTCAGCTCACGGCCCAAAATATGGCTTATAGTATTGTCGATTGGGCGCAGGGATTAATTGCTCTAGGCCGCTTTGCCGAAGATGCCCGAGTTTTGGGCCTCAGTAGTGGCGGCAACCAGCGGGCTTGGTCCCATTATGCGGCTGTATCTGCCGCCAAAACGGCCCTAGAGGCCATCATCCGTTCTATGGCCCTAGAGTATGCGCCTCTGGGCATCCGAGCCAATATTGTACAGGCGGGCATGATGAATACTCGCTCTTTTCAACTGATTCCAGGCAGCGATGATTTGGCCCAATTTGCCAAAAGTCGAAACCCTTTGGGCCGAATGACTAAGGCCGAAGATGTGGCCAAAGTTATCGAGCTGCTTTGCCGAGCAGAATCGGCCTGGATTAATGGCGCTATTATCCCCGTAGATGGGGGAGAACGATTGATTTAA